A window of the Xenopus laevis strain J_2021 chromosome 9_10L, Xenopus_laevis_v10.1, whole genome shotgun sequence genome harbors these coding sequences:
- the metrnl.L gene encoding meteorin-like protein precursor (The RefSeq protein has 3 substitutions compared to this genomic sequence), with product MLRRGLLSFFMVILIDRGTSQLYSSDMCNWKGSGLTHEGHTKDVEQVYLRCSEGSVEWLYPTGAMVINLRPNTLTSAYKHLTVCIKPFKDSKGANIYSEKTGELKLVVPDGENNPHKVYCFGLDRGGLYIEATPQQDISRKITGFQYELISQRTLSDLHTVSDPCRPCSDTEVLLAVCISDFVVKGTISAVTNDEELQESLINVTVDKLYRQKSKIFLPKDNGGWEGMIRTPLECGVKTGMGSFLFTGRMHFGEPRLGCTPRYKDFKRIYLEAKKQGLNPCEISTD from the exons ATGTTAAGGAGGGTTCTGCTGAGCTTCTTTATGGTGATTCTTATAGACAGAGGGACCTCACAGCTGTACTCCAGCGACATGTGCAATTGGAAAGGAAG CGGCTTGACCCATGAGGGCCACACGAAAGATGTTGAGCAAGTTTACCTCCGCTGCTCCGAAGGTTCTGTTGAGTGGCTCTACCCAACTGGCGCCATGGTTATTAACCTGAGGCCTAACACCTTAACGTCCGCCTACAAACACCTAACAGTTTGCATCAAACCTTTTAAAGACTCCAAGGGAGCTAATATTTATTCCGAAAAAACTGGAGAACTCAAACTTGTGGTGCCAGATGGAGAGAACAATCCACACAAAGTCTATTGCTTTGGCCTGGATCGAGGGGGTCTGTATATTGAGGCCACCCCCCAGCAAGACATTAGTCGCAAAATCACTGGTTTCCAGTATGAACTGATCAGCCAGAGGACTCTCTCGGATTTGCACACAGTTTCTG ATCCCTGCCGCCCCTGCAGTGATACAGAAGTCCTGCTAGCTGTCTGTATTAGTGATTTCG TTGTGAAAGGGACAATCAGCGCTGTGACCAATGATGAGGAGTTGCAGGAATCTCTGATCAACGTCACGGTGGATAAACTGTACAGGCAGAAGAGTAAAAtcttccttcccagagacaatgGGGGATGGGAGGGAATGATACAGACTCCTCTGGAATGTGGGGTTAAGACGGGAATGGGCAGCTTCTTGTTCACGGGACGCATGCACTTTGGGGAGCCCAGATTGGGCTGCACGCCCCGGTATAAGGACTTTAAAAGGATATACCTAGAAGCGAAAAAGCAAGGGTTAAACCCATGTGAAATCAGCACGGACTGA